A part of Rhinolophus ferrumequinum isolate MPI-CBG mRhiFer1 chromosome 11, mRhiFer1_v1.p, whole genome shotgun sequence genomic DNA contains:
- the THRSP gene encoding thyroid hormone-inducible hepatic protein yields the protein MQVLTKRYPKNCLLTVIDRYSAAVHNMEQVVMLPSLLQDAQLSAPGRWAGGPDLYNCFTMLKAICVDVDHGLLPREEWQVKMAGGEGNEAENDDTQATDGEVLRQLDLEAQFHLHFSSLHHILTHLTLKAQEVTKIYQEITGQAI from the coding sequence ATGCAGGTGCTAACCAAGCGCTACCCCAAGAACTGCCTGCTGACTGTCATAGACCGGTACTCGGCGGCGGTGCACAATATGGAGCAGGTGGTGATGCTCCCCAGCCTTCTGCAGGATGCGCAGCTGAGTGCGCCTGGCCGCTGGGCTGGGGGTCCGGATCTCTACAACTGCTTCACCATGCTCAAGGCCATCTGCGTGGATGTGGACCACGGGCTGCTGCCTCGGGAGGAGTGGCAGGTCAAGATGGCAGGTGGTGAAGGCAATGAGGCTGAGAATGACGACACGCAGGCAACCGATGGAGAGGTCTTGAGGCAGCTGGATCTAGAAGCCCAGTTCCACCTGCACTTCTCCAGCCTTCATCACATCCTCACTCACCTAACCTTGAAAGCCCAGGAAGTGACGAAGATATACCAGGAGATAACGGGACAGGCCATATAA